From the Toxotes jaculatrix isolate fToxJac2 chromosome 15, fToxJac2.pri, whole genome shotgun sequence genome, one window contains:
- the si:ch211-214p13.8 gene encoding B- and T-lymphocyte attenuator — protein MGRQQYTYLVIFCLFVAISGKNRDLFPSCEVELMVRRGTTWKTAPLQPLTVRCPVKDCGKLLNITWCKLLDTHICEPINKTENVEIRQNNHGVNNDLISYLTFKWISVHDDGLYRCDLKAHNYSLISHTINISVSDMHHGVETTDNTDNIAVASPNTAGDESMFWLPYFYICVCTALLVVTLTVLTFLSFYGWKRTLTFNPTKGLEIPTHAIPDLPKGSSPSSPVLQAHFVLNDIYSHSSSAAGTLPSPPSLITNGNQPLANTADESQVSDCAVYAVINHKRPGIPATRQHAETKQDKNPQYATVNVA, from the exons ATGGGTAGACAGCAATACACGTATCTGgtgatattttgtttatttgttgccATATCTGGAAAAAACAGAG ACTTGTTTCCTTCATGTGAAGTTGAGCTGATGGTCCGGAGAGGCACCACGTGGAAAACGGCCCCGCTGCAGCCTCTGACAGTCAGATGTCCCGTCAAGGACTGTGGGAAATTACTAAACATCACCTGGTGTAAACTACTcgacacacacatctgtgaaccgatcaataaaacagaaaatgtagaaATAAGACAGAATAACCACGGTGTTAATAATGACCTGATCTCATATTTAACTTTCAAATGGATTTCTGTTCATGATGATGGCCTGTACAGATGTGATTTAAAAGCACACAACTATAGCTTAATCAGTCACACCATCAACATCTCAGTTTCAG ACATGCATCATGGGGTTGAAACAACTGACAATACTGATAATATTGCAG TTGCATCACCGAACACTGCTGGTGATGAGTCCATGTTCTGGCTGCCCTACTTCTACATCTGTGTTTGCACAGCCCTTCTGGTTGTCACATTAACAGTGTTAACCTTCCTGAGTTTTTATGGCTGGAAAA GAACACTGACCTTCAATCCAACAAAAGGACTG GAAATACCCACCCATGCGATACCTGACCTGCCCAAGGGGagctctccttcctctcctgtaCTGCAAGCCCACTTCGTTCTGAATGACATCTACTCTCATTCTTCAAGTGCTGCAGGGACACTGCCTTCACCACCTTCCCTAATCACCAATGGGAACCAGCCTTTGGCGAACACAGCAGATGAAAGTCAAGTGTCAGACTGTGCAGTGTATGCTGTCATCAACCATAAACGCCCTGGGATACCTGCCACAAGACAGCATGCTGAGACTAAACAAGATAAGAACCCGCAATATGCCACTGTCAATGTTGCATGA
- the si:ch211-214p13.7 gene encoding uncharacterized protein si:ch211-214p13.7: protein MGNCTSGIKKKRKGDSAPDDRSKTDNKTPEDVTYASIDHSTIKGSRTTRALTDDDCDYATVNVPAALQTETASDSSSKDDCADDYVLMG, encoded by the exons ATGGGAAACTGCACTTCAGG gataaagaagaaaaggaaag gtgaCTCTGCACCAGATGATAGAAGCAAAACAGATAATAAG ACTCCCGAGGATGTAACGTACGCCTCTATTGACCACAGCACTATCAAGGGATCAAGAACAACCAGAGCACTAACCGACGATGATTGTGACTATGCCACAGTTAATGTCCCAGCAGCACTTCAAACCGAAACTGCATCTGATAGCTCATCCAAAGACGATTGTGCAGATGATTACGTACTCATGGGATAA
- the si:ch211-214p13.9 gene encoding cell surface glycoprotein CD200 receptor 1-B isoform X2 — protein sequence MRDMMWVYAAIILSVSEAWSLDPGTNQSTSTNSSIYSPALPVHVKNLAFNLGSDVNLTCSNKTWNEIMFVIWEIQLESHNCKIAFNNDGQGEDSCNDGKSLRNTSSYQSYLHIPSFSTSDVGVYKCELVYNGGTKNDVFHATITVPPIASAWIESRGNKMVAVCKAERGKPAANISWNLEGNSTTVETMSGSDGLITVESRLELTEGMNMETLTCAVSYLNWKQDRIFELKHKKGYFPLLLSLLVVVVVVFLVGFLFFAQKKQMWLRRCQQPDSLPAKSPPTEDVEEVEPYASYIQRVNSIYN from the exons ATGAGGGACATGATGTGGGTTTATGCTGCGATTATCCTCTCGGTGTCCGAAGCATGGAGCCTGGATCCAG GAACTAATCAAAGCACCTCTACGAATTCCAGCATTTATTCTCCTGCTTTGCCAGTTCATG TTAAAAACTTAGCTTTCAACCTGGGGAGTGATGTTAACCTGACATGCAGCAATAAGACATGGAATGAGATAATGTTTGTTATCTGGGAAATACAGCTGGAAAGCCATAACTGTAAGATAGCCTTTAACAATGATGGCCAAGGTGAAGACTCCTGCAATGATGGCAAGTCCCTCCGGAACACATCTAGCTATCAGTCATACCTGCACATCCCAAGCTTCTCAACCAGTGACGTGGGGGTCTACAAGTGCGAGTTGGTTTACAACGGGGGAACCAAAAATGATGTGTTCCACGCAACTATCACAG TTCCTCCTATTGCATCAGCCTGGATAGAGAGTAGAGGCAACAAGATGGTGGCTGTGTGCAAAGCTGAAAGAGGAAAACCTGCTGCCAACATCAGCTGGAATCTTGAGGGAAACTCGACGACTGTTGAAACAATGTCTGGCTCAGATGGATTAATTACAGTTGAAAGTCGTCTGGAGCTCACTGAGGGCATGAATATGGAGACCCTAACCTGTGCTGTCAGTTACCTGAACTGGAAACAGGACCGGATTTTtgaactaaaacacaaaaaag gttattttcctctgctgctcagcctTCTTGTTGTGGTTGTCGTCGTATTTTTGGTGGGATTCTTATTTTTtgcacaaaagaaacaaatgtgGTTGAG GAGATGCCAGCAACCTGATTCTTTACCAGCCAAATCTCCACCG ACAGAggatgtggaggaggtggagcccTACGCCAGCTATATTCAACGTGTGAACTCTATCTATAACTGA
- the si:ch211-214p13.9 gene encoding cell surface glycoprotein CD200 receptor 1-B isoform X1: protein MRDMMWVYAAIILSVSEAWSLDPGTNQSTSTNSSIYSPALPVHVKNLAFNLGSDVNLTCSNKTWNEIMFVIWEIQLESHNCKIAFNNDGQGEDSCNDGKSLRNTSSYQSYLHIPSFSTSDVGVYKCELVYNGGTKNDVFHATITVPPIASAWIESRGNKMVAVCKAERGKPAANISWNLEGNSTTVETMSGSDGLITVESRLELTEGMNMETLTCAVSYLNWKQDRIFELKHKKAGYFPLLLSLLVVVVVVFLVGFLFFAQKKQMWLRRCQQPDSLPAKSPPTEDVEEVEPYASYIQRVNSIYN from the exons ATGAGGGACATGATGTGGGTTTATGCTGCGATTATCCTCTCGGTGTCCGAAGCATGGAGCCTGGATCCAG GAACTAATCAAAGCACCTCTACGAATTCCAGCATTTATTCTCCTGCTTTGCCAGTTCATG TTAAAAACTTAGCTTTCAACCTGGGGAGTGATGTTAACCTGACATGCAGCAATAAGACATGGAATGAGATAATGTTTGTTATCTGGGAAATACAGCTGGAAAGCCATAACTGTAAGATAGCCTTTAACAATGATGGCCAAGGTGAAGACTCCTGCAATGATGGCAAGTCCCTCCGGAACACATCTAGCTATCAGTCATACCTGCACATCCCAAGCTTCTCAACCAGTGACGTGGGGGTCTACAAGTGCGAGTTGGTTTACAACGGGGGAACCAAAAATGATGTGTTCCACGCAACTATCACAG TTCCTCCTATTGCATCAGCCTGGATAGAGAGTAGAGGCAACAAGATGGTGGCTGTGTGCAAAGCTGAAAGAGGAAAACCTGCTGCCAACATCAGCTGGAATCTTGAGGGAAACTCGACGACTGTTGAAACAATGTCTGGCTCAGATGGATTAATTACAGTTGAAAGTCGTCTGGAGCTCACTGAGGGCATGAATATGGAGACCCTAACCTGTGCTGTCAGTTACCTGAACTGGAAACAGGACCGGATTTTtgaactaaaacacaaaaaag caggttattttcctctgctgctcagcctTCTTGTTGTGGTTGTCGTCGTATTTTTGGTGGGATTCTTATTTTTtgcacaaaagaaacaaatgtgGTTGAG GAGATGCCAGCAACCTGATTCTTTACCAGCCAAATCTCCACCG ACAGAggatgtggaggaggtggagcccTACGCCAGCTATATTCAACGTGTGAACTCTATCTATAACTGA
- the si:ch211-214p13.9 gene encoding cell surface glycoprotein CD200 receptor 1-A isoform X3 has translation MRDMMWVYAAIILSVSEAWSLDPVKNLAFNLGSDVNLTCSNKTWNEIMFVIWEIQLESHNCKIAFNNDGQGEDSCNDGKSLRNTSSYQSYLHIPSFSTSDVGVYKCELVYNGGTKNDVFHATITVPPIASAWIESRGNKMVAVCKAERGKPAANISWNLEGNSTTVETMSGSDGLITVESRLELTEGMNMETLTCAVSYLNWKQDRIFELKHKKAGYFPLLLSLLVVVVVVFLVGFLFFAQKKQMWLRRCQQPDSLPAKSPPTEDVEEVEPYASYIQRVNSIYN, from the exons ATGAGGGACATGATGTGGGTTTATGCTGCGATTATCCTCTCGGTGTCCGAAGCATGGAGCCTGGATCCAG TTAAAAACTTAGCTTTCAACCTGGGGAGTGATGTTAACCTGACATGCAGCAATAAGACATGGAATGAGATAATGTTTGTTATCTGGGAAATACAGCTGGAAAGCCATAACTGTAAGATAGCCTTTAACAATGATGGCCAAGGTGAAGACTCCTGCAATGATGGCAAGTCCCTCCGGAACACATCTAGCTATCAGTCATACCTGCACATCCCAAGCTTCTCAACCAGTGACGTGGGGGTCTACAAGTGCGAGTTGGTTTACAACGGGGGAACCAAAAATGATGTGTTCCACGCAACTATCACAG TTCCTCCTATTGCATCAGCCTGGATAGAGAGTAGAGGCAACAAGATGGTGGCTGTGTGCAAAGCTGAAAGAGGAAAACCTGCTGCCAACATCAGCTGGAATCTTGAGGGAAACTCGACGACTGTTGAAACAATGTCTGGCTCAGATGGATTAATTACAGTTGAAAGTCGTCTGGAGCTCACTGAGGGCATGAATATGGAGACCCTAACCTGTGCTGTCAGTTACCTGAACTGGAAACAGGACCGGATTTTtgaactaaaacacaaaaaag caggttattttcctctgctgctcagcctTCTTGTTGTGGTTGTCGTCGTATTTTTGGTGGGATTCTTATTTTTtgcacaaaagaaacaaatgtgGTTGAG GAGATGCCAGCAACCTGATTCTTTACCAGCCAAATCTCCACCG ACAGAggatgtggaggaggtggagcccTACGCCAGCTATATTCAACGTGTGAACTCTATCTATAACTGA
- the cfap91 gene encoding cilia- and flagella-associated protein 91, whose amino-acid sequence MSVSVTRTIPKKTDKVVRRQRVYDYLYDPVYTVSSEVDHARSSLKAYASKDRVQRVPEFDSMFSNLSHHPRYTLQLDHTDPVPASIDRRWRGHTEQRKEALQQLAGVIPKAQLWLKREECHVTGADRWKYFKRPLIPFTQQVPPDVIFALPKEDFVTAGGKNAEQQYTHFTVGVQTDYRESETQTDPYSPEYVIQPGTTPSELLQLAALTWGRGLPAGLAEVEMIERARAKRAWEVSLPPLDDLSQLDKRRRMMEEMEAKEWAFREAEIQKLQETRLSVLKDLLRQRSEAQKEVTNERLHQIYSKLQKDKETRLNKIHNDYIRSLRKLEAKRRNVEGKLERRGIVRDCTDSRAYAPQTRRNTFIRSTCNNELKSHYLDTYEGLLELEAGLSASVLKPWVKTPKPKVNIIKDRIEPPVSREVKLMERYKALRKEENELATKKPLRFLVKKEKPVPRPVTPRVEEPPEGDEEIELAAIHLQKLLRGRSMQYEMFKGKENHLELIQELRTVHALQKEEQDLQKADKELVITLKKQRDKHRHKTSQEEASQARLIGTELEHLFDTLSKELIRLQEERRIHAFAILAERDRRLREAEESGRRQAEERRRREEDEIFRQVVQVHQETVDLYLEDIILGTLEQTAEQQAREEIRRRAKEVNDIAYAMEESRNNLQSEEIVSELVYSFLIPEVEKINVRQRVHRRQQRHLQAARSIIHGTSEHSGMLPNILGASHLTSPSEKASNRVLEQIIGQVEQEKETEQHHNQTE is encoded by the exons ATGAGCGTGTCTGTCACTCGCACGATTCCTAAAAAAACGGATAAAGTTGTTAGGCGGCAACGGGTTTATGACTACTTGTACG ATCCAGTTTACACGGTGTCATCGGAGGTAGACCATGCCAGGTCCAGCCTCAAGGCCTATGCGTCTAAGGACCGAGTC CAGAGAGTGCCTGAGTTTGACTCTATGTTCAGTAACTTGTCCCACCACCCACGGTATACTCTTCAGCTGGACCATACAGACCCAGTACCGGCATCTATTGATCGCCGCTGGCGAGGCCACACGGAACAGCGCAAAGAGGCACTGCAACAGCTGGCTGG GGTTATTCCAAAAGCTCAGTTATGGCTGAAAAGGGAGGAGTGCCATGTGACTGGAGCTGATCGCTGGAAATACTTTAAACG CCCTCTAATTCCCTTCACACAGCAGGTTCCTCCGGATGTGATTTTTGCTTTGCCAAA AGAAGACTTTGTAACAGCTGGTGGAAAGAATGCTGAACAACAATACACCCACTTCACTGTGGGGGTCCAAACAGACTACAGGGAaagtgaaacacagacagacccaTACAGCCCTGAGTATGTGATACAACCTGGAACAACTCCCTCAGAGCTCTTGCAGCTGGCAGCTTTGACTTGGG GTCGTGGTCTGCCAGCAGGCTTGGCAGAAGTGGAAATGATAGAGCGGGCACGTGCCAAACGAGCTTGGGAGGTCAGCCTTCCTCCACTGGATGACCTGAGTCAGCTTGACAAGAGGAGGCGTATGATGGAAGAGATGGAGGCCAAAGAGTGGGCTTTCAGAGAAGCAGAAATCCAGAA GTTGCAAGAGACTCGTCTTTCTGTGCTTAAGGACCTGTTGAGACAGAGAAGCGAGGCCCAGAAAGAAGTCACAAACGAGAGACTGCACCAAATATATTCTAAGCTCCAAAAAGACAAGGAGACCAGGCTAAACAAGATCCACAATGACTACATCAGGT cACTGAGAAAACTggaagctaaaagaagaaatgtgGAAGGGAAGCTAGAGCGGCGTGGCATTGTCAGAGACTGTACAGATTCTCGGGCATATGCCCCTCAGACCCGCAGGAACACGTTCATTAGGAGTACCTGCAACAATGAGTTAAAAAGCCACTACTTAGACACATATGAAG GCTTACTAGAGCTAGAAGCAGGACTGTCTGCCTCAGTCCTCAAACCATGGGTGAAGACACCCAAACCCAAAGTCAACATCATCAAGGATAGGATCGAGCCCCCTGTGAGCAGAGAGGtaaaactgatggagagatacAAG GCCCTAAGGAAGGAAGAGAATGAACTAGCGACAAAGAAGCCCTTGCGTTTTCTTGTCAAGAAGGAGAAGCCTGTTCCTCGTCCTGTCACTCCCAGAGTGGAGGAGCCACCAGAG GGGGATGAGGAGATAGAGCTTGCAGCCATCCACTTGCAGAAactgctgagaggaaggagTATGCAGTACGAG ATGTTTAAGGGCAAGGAGAACCATCTGGAGCTTATCCAGGAACTGAGGACTGTCCATGCCCTGCAGAAGGAGGAACAGGATCTCCAGAAAGCTGACAAAGAGCTTGTAATCACCctgaaaaaacagagagacaagcaTAGACACAag acCTCTCAGGAGGAGGCGTCTCAGGCGAGACTGATAGGCACAGAGCTTGAACACCTGTTTGACACATTGTCCAAGGAACTGATTCGTCTACAGGAGGAGCGCAGGATCCATGCCTTTGCAATACTGGCTGAGAGAGACCGTCGCCTTCGAGAGGCTGAGGAGAGTGGAAGGAGACAGGCGGAGGAGCGCAGACGCAGAGAAGAAGACGAGATCTTTAGACAA GTGGTGCAGGTACACCAAGAAACTGTGGATTTGTATTTAGAGGACATCATCTTGGGGACCTTGgagcagacagcagagcagcaggccaGAGAGGAGATCCGCAGGAGGGCAAAGGAGGTCAATGACATTGCTTACGCCATGGAGGAAAG ccGCAACAATCTTCAGTCAGAGGAGATTGTGTCGGAGTTGGTGTACAGTTTCCTTATTCCAGAGGTGGAGAAGATCAATGTCAGGCAAAGAG TGCACCGGCGGCAGCAGAGACACTTGCAGGCAGCTCGGAGTATCATTCATGGGACTTCAGAGCATTCTGGGATGCTTCCTAATATTCTGGGGGCCTCACATCTGACCTCTCCCTCTGAAAAAGCCTCCAACCGAGTCCTTGAGCAGATCATCGGCCAAgtggagcaggagaaggaaaCAGAGCAACACCATAATCAAACTGAGTAA
- the nr1i2 gene encoding nuclear receptor subfamily 1 group I member 2 has translation MSKDATGAETICEALTRKNEEDEEGQVSEDEEPRACGVCGDLAKGYHFNALTCEGCKGFFRRAIKRSTQLHCPFLNKCIITKNNRRSCQACRLRKCQAIGMRKEMVMSEKEVLERRIRIKKKKMCNAPIQLSSQEKETIQELLCGHRSTFDSAFSSFSGFRPMDRIILSSSEYNQPASEPFNPLTNCSTNTCTKRTSSCADSLSSSSSSSSSSSSSLCGSFEKQENQDREEIRKSSVFTALPHMTDLTTYMIQDIISFSKSLQDFRSLTMGDQIALLKGATFEIMQIRFNMVFNTKTSIWECGHITYCIDDAVRAGFQPLLLEPLFKFHHTLRKLGLQEEEYVLMQAISLFSPDRPGVQQHSVIDQLHENMALTLKNWIDCKRTGQEKHLLYPKVMACLTEMRTMAEEYSKQVLQIQDIQPEDISPLILEVVSKNPCNDF, from the exons ATGAGCAAGGACGCCACTGGAGCAGAGACCATCTGTGAAGCACTCACGAGGAAAaatgaagaggatgaagagggacAGGTGTCAGAAGATGAGGAGCCCAGAGCCTGCGGTGTGTGTGGAGATCTGGCCAAAGGTTACCACTTCAATGCCTTGACATGTGAAGGCTGCAAGGGCTTCTTCAG acgTGCCATAAAGAGGTCAACGCAGCTCCACTGTCCATTCCTGAATAAATGCATTATAACCAAAAACAACCGCCGGTCATGTCAAGCCTGTCGCCTCCGTAAATGCCAGGCAATAGGCATGCGCAAAGAAA TGGTTATGTCTGAGAAGGAGGTATTGGAGAGGAGGATCCGAatcaagaagaaaaagatgtgtAATGCTCCAATACAGCTTTCGTCCCAGGAGAAGGAAACCATTCAGGAGCTACTCTGTGGACACCGCAGCACATTTGACTCTGCATTTTCCAGCTTCAGCGGTTTTAGG cctATGGACAGAATCATCCTTTCTTCGAGTGAGTACAACCAGCCTGCAAGCGAGCCCTTTAACCCACTGACCAACTGCTCTACAAACACCTGCACTAAAAGAACATCCTCATGTGCCgactccctctcctcctcctcctcctcctcctcctcctcctcctccagtctctGTGGTTCCTTTGAAAAACAAGAGAACcaagacagagaagagattAGAAAAAGCAGTGTTTTTACTGCTCTTCCACACATGACTGACCTCACCACATACATGATCCAGGACATCATTAGTTTCTCCAAAAGTCTACAGGACTTCCG GTCTCTAACCATGGGGGACCAAATTGCTCTGCTGAAGGGAGCCACATTTGAAATTATGCAAATCCGCTTCAACATGGTgttcaacacaaaaacaagcatcTGGGAATGTGGCCATATTACATACTGCATAGATGATGCTGTACGAG CGGGTTTCCAGCCGCTCCTACTGGAGCCCCTGTTCAAATTTCACCACACACTGCGCAAACTGggcctgcaggaggaagagtatgttcTCATGCAAGCCATTTCCCTGTTTTCTCCag ATCGTCCAGGTGTGCAGCAACACTCTGTGATTGATCAGCTTCATGAAAACATGGCACTTACACTAAAAAACTGGATTGACTGCAAGAGAACAGGCCAAGAAAAACA CTTGCTGTACCCCAAAGTGATGGCCTGTCTTACAGAGATGAGAACAATGGCTGAGGAGTACAGCAAACAGGTTCTGCAGATCCAGGACATCCAGCCCGAAGATATCTCTCCTCTCATATTGGAGGTGGTCAGTAAAAACCCCTGTAATGACTTCTGA